In uncultured Umboniibacter sp., a single window of DNA contains:
- a CDS encoding GTP-binding protein yields MAKEKFERSKPHVNVGTIGHVDHGKTTLTAA; encoded by the coding sequence GTGGCAAAAGAAAAATTTGAACGTTCCAAGCCCCACGTAAACGTGGGCACAATCGGTCACGTTGACCATGGTAAAACAACTCTAACTGCAGC
- the fusA gene encoding elongation factor G has product MARKTPINRYRNIGIVAHVDAGKTTTTERVLFYTGLSHKIGEVHDGAATMDWMEQEQERGITITSAATTCFWRGMNAQFDEHRINIIDTPGHVDFTIEVERSLRVLDGAVVVLCGSSGVQPQTETVWRQANKYEVPRVVFVNKMDRAGADFNSVVEQLRERLGANAVPMQLTIGAEDEFKGVVDLLKMKAILWNEADQGMTFEYGDIPGEMQDECDEAREFLIEAAAEANDELMEKYLEEGELSETEIKEAIRQRTLANEIVPVFGGSAFKNKGVQAVLDAVIEYMPSPTEVKAIEGHLLNKDETVEAREAKDDAPFAALAFKIATDPFVGTLTFFRVYSGKLETGTAVFNSVKEKRERVGRMVQMHANDRQEITEVLAGDIAAAVGLKDVTTGDTLCDMKKPIVLERMEFPEPVISVAVEPRSKPDQERMGIALSKLAQEDPSFRVKTDPETGQCIISGMGELHLDVLVDRMRREFNVEANIGKPQVAYREAIKSACDIEGKFVRQSGGKGQYGHVRIKFEPSEEEGLEFINEIVGGVVPREYIPAVGKGIEEQMQNGVLAGYPLIGLKATVYDGSYHDVDSSEMAFKIAAGMATRKLAEEGDVILMEPVMKVEVVTPEENMGDVVGDLNRRRGLISGMEESASGKVVNAEVPLAEMFGYATDLRSATQGRATYTMEFSKYSEAPSSVADSVIAKNHVS; this is encoded by the coding sequence GTGGCTCGTAAAACCCCAATTAATCGTTACCGTAACATTGGTATTGTTGCTCACGTGGATGCTGGTAAAACAACCACCACCGAACGTGTGCTGTTCTATACTGGTTTATCTCACAAGATAGGTGAGGTACATGACGGTGCCGCAACGATGGATTGGATGGAGCAAGAGCAGGAGCGTGGTATTACGATCACCTCGGCGGCTACAACCTGCTTCTGGCGGGGAATGAATGCTCAGTTTGATGAGCATCGTATTAATATTATTGATACTCCTGGGCACGTAGACTTCACGATTGAAGTAGAGCGCTCGCTCCGTGTTCTGGATGGTGCTGTTGTTGTGTTGTGTGGCTCGTCCGGTGTACAGCCACAAACCGAAACAGTTTGGCGTCAAGCTAATAAGTATGAAGTGCCGCGCGTTGTGTTCGTCAATAAGATGGATCGTGCTGGTGCTGATTTTAATAGTGTGGTTGAGCAGCTTCGTGAACGATTAGGTGCTAATGCAGTGCCGATGCAGTTGACGATTGGTGCTGAAGATGAATTTAAAGGTGTTGTCGACCTCTTAAAGATGAAGGCAATTCTGTGGAATGAAGCTGATCAGGGAATGACCTTTGAATACGGTGACATTCCTGGCGAAATGCAGGATGAATGCGATGAAGCGCGCGAGTTCCTGATTGAAGCCGCGGCTGAGGCCAACGACGAGCTCATGGAAAAGTACCTCGAAGAGGGTGAGCTCAGTGAAACTGAGATCAAGGAAGCGATTCGCCAGCGAACTTTGGCTAATGAAATTGTTCCCGTGTTCGGCGGCTCCGCATTTAAGAATAAGGGCGTTCAAGCAGTCTTGGATGCAGTGATTGAGTACATGCCTTCGCCAACCGAAGTTAAGGCGATTGAAGGTCATTTACTCAATAAAGATGAAACAGTTGAAGCTCGTGAAGCGAAGGACGATGCGCCGTTTGCCGCACTCGCTTTCAAAATTGCGACGGATCCATTCGTTGGTACACTTACTTTCTTCCGGGTCTACTCGGGTAAGTTGGAAACCGGCACAGCCGTTTTCAATTCAGTGAAAGAAAAGCGCGAGCGAGTTGGGCGTATGGTGCAGATGCATGCGAATGATCGTCAAGAGATCACTGAGGTCTTGGCGGGAGATATCGCGGCAGCAGTAGGGTTAAAGGATGTCACCACGGGCGATACGCTGTGTGATATGAAAAAGCCTATTGTTCTTGAGCGTATGGAGTTCCCGGAGCCGGTAATTTCGGTGGCGGTTGAGCCTCGTTCCAAGCCAGATCAGGAGCGTATGGGTATTGCCTTAAGCAAGTTGGCGCAGGAAGATCCATCATTCCGTGTTAAGACTGACCCGGAGACCGGGCAGTGCATTATCTCCGGTATGGGTGAACTGCACCTTGATGTGCTAGTAGATCGCATGCGTCGCGAGTTTAATGTTGAAGCGAATATAGGTAAGCCTCAAGTTGCTTATCGCGAAGCAATTAAGAGCGCCTGTGACATCGAAGGAAAGTTTGTTCGACAGTCCGGCGGTAAAGGCCAGTATGGCCACGTAAGAATTAAGTTTGAACCGTCAGAGGAAGAGGGTTTAGAGTTTATCAACGAAATCGTTGGCGGTGTTGTTCCTCGTGAATACATTCCGGCGGTTGGTAAGGGTATCGAAGAACAAATGCAGAATGGTGTTCTTGCGGGCTACCCATTGATTGGTTTGAAGGCTACCGTATACGATGGATCGTATCACGATGTGGACTCTTCAGAGATGGCGTTTAAAATCGCTGCCGGTATGGCAACTCGTAAGTTGGCAGAAGAAGGCGATGTTATCCTGATGGAACCGGTCATGAAGGTTGAAGTGGTGACTCCAGAAGAAAATATGGGCGATGTTGTTGGTGATTTAAACCGTCGACGCGGCCTTATTTCCGGAATGGAAGAAAGCGCTTCAGGAAAGGTTGTCAATGCCGAAGTCCCTTTGGCGGAGATGTTCGGTTACGCAACCGACCTGCGTTCTGCAACCCAAGGTCGAGCGACCTATACGATGGAGTTCTCTAAGTATTCTGAGGCTCCAAGTAGCGTGGCTGATTCAGTCATCGCTAAGAATCATGTTTCTTAA
- the rpsG gene encoding 30S ribosomal protein S7, whose amino-acid sequence MPRRRVVAKREILPDPKFGDVTLAKFINHVMVSGKKSLSERIVYGALDTIAAKSEGDALEVFKEALENVAPMVEVKSRRVGGATYQVPVEVRPARRTALAMRWLVEFARSRGEKSMPGRLAGEILDAAAQKGGAVKKREDVHRMAEANKAFSHFRF is encoded by the coding sequence ATGCCAAGAAGACGAGTTGTCGCAAAACGCGAAATTCTACCGGATCCAAAGTTCGGTGATGTTACGCTAGCGAAATTCATCAACCACGTAATGGTTAGCGGAAAGAAGTCGCTATCAGAGCGTATTGTATATGGCGCACTTGATACTATCGCAGCAAAGTCAGAAGGCGATGCACTAGAAGTATTTAAAGAAGCGTTAGAAAACGTTGCCCCGATGGTTGAGGTTAAATCTCGCCGTGTGGGTGGTGCAACTTACCAGGTGCCGGTCGAAGTTCGCCCAGCACGACGCACAGCACTTGCTATGCGTTGGTTGGTTGAATTTGCACGTAGCCGTGGTGAGAAGTCCATGCCTGGACGTCTAGCCGGCGAAATTCTTGACGCTGCAGCACAGAAAGGTGGCGCGGTTAAGAAACGTGAAGATGTACACCGTATGGCGGAAGCCAACAAGGCGTTCTCTCACTTCCGCTTCTAA
- the rpsL gene encoding 30S ribosomal protein S12, whose protein sequence is MATINQLVRKPRKRKVIKTDVPALQACPQRRGVCTRVYTTTPKKPNSALRKVCRVRLTNGFEVTSYIGGEGHNLQEHSVVLIRGGRVKDLPGVRYHTVRGTLDTSGVSDRRQGRSKYGAKRPKA, encoded by the coding sequence ATGGCAACGATCAACCAGTTGGTTCGTAAGCCTAGAAAGCGCAAAGTCATTAAGACTGACGTTCCTGCTTTGCAGGCATGTCCGCAGCGCCGTGGTGTATGTACTCGTGTTTACACTACTACCCCGAAGAAACCAAACTCTGCACTTCGTAAGGTTTGCCGTGTTCGTCTAACGAACGGCTTTGAAGTGACTTCCTACATTGGTGGTGAAGGTCACAACTTGCAAGAGCACAGTGTTGTGTTGATTCGTGGCGGTCGTGTAAAAGATTTGCCTGGTGTGCGTTATCACACCGTTCGAGGCACATTGGATACATCAGGTGTTAGTGATCGCCGTCAGGGCCGTTCTAAGTACGGTGCTAAGCGTCCTAAAGCGTAA
- the rpoC gene encoding DNA-directed RNA polymerase subunit beta' → MKDLLNLLKSPGQVEEFDSIRVGLASPEMIRSWSYGEVKKPETINYRTFKPERDGLFCAKIFGPVKDYECLCGKYKRLKHRGVICEKCGVEVALAKVRRERMGHIELAAPVAHIWFLKSLPSRIGLLLDMTLRDIERVLYFESFVVTNPGMTTLEVGQLLTDEQYFEAMEEFGDEFEAKMGAEAIQSLMLDMDIKNEIERLREEIPATNSETKIKKLSKRVKLLEALDQSGNRPEWMILEALPVLPPDLRPLVPLDGGRFATSDLNDLYRRVINRNNRLKRLLELGAPDIIVRNEKRMLQESVDALLDNGRRGRAITGSNKRPLKSLADMIKGKQGRFRQNLLGKRVDYSGRSVIVVGPTLRLHQCGLPKKMALELFKPFIYSKLQARGLATTIKSAKKMVEREDAVVWDILDEVIREHPVLLNRAPTLHRLGIQAFEPVLIEGKAIQLHPLVCAAYNADFDGDQMAVHVPLTIEAQLEARALMMSTNNVLSPANGEPIIVPSQDVVLGLYWLTRDRVNAMGEGMVFESMAEVSRAYHSHQVDLQARVKVRFTDKETGEREIVDTTVGRALLFEILPKGLSFDLVNKPMVKKAISTVIDECYRTVGLKSTVILADRLMYAGFEYSTKSGSSIGVNDFAIPDAKAELIAQAEAEVAEIQNQYESGLVTHGEKYNKVIDIWSRTNDLVAKAMMDGIENEFVINRDGEEEKQPSFNSVFMYADSGARGSPAQIRQLAGMRGLMARPDGSIIESPITANFREGLSVLQYFISTHGARKGLADTALKTANSGYLTRRLVDVAQDVVVTEADCGTTEGLVMAPIIEGGDIIESLGNRILGRVVARDVEVDGEVILAAGTLIDEAEVNLIDSSNVDEIIVRSSITCEAEHGICAACYGRDLARGHITNPGDSVGVVAAQSIGEPGTQLTMRTFHIGGAASRASADDSIRVKQEGSIRLHNVKYVTRADGNLVVTARSGEIAVADENGRERERYKLPYGAVLSVNEGDSVDGGAQVAKWDPHTHPIVSEVAGKVQFSGMEEGLSIRSQTDEITGLSTRAVIDVNERSSAGKDLKPTVTLVDAKGKEINLPNSNAPAHYALPSNAIFSLSDGDEIGIGDVVARIPQESSGNKDITGGLPRVADLFEARKPKEPSILAEISGTVSFGKETKGKRRLVITPNNGELLADGSTHWEQLIPKHRVMGVFEGETVAKGEEIADGPPNPHDILRLRGVAALTDYITNEIQEVYRLQGVGINDKHIEVIVRQMLRKVEILDGGDSEYIKGEQIEFQAIVAANKKLEAEGKMPAHFERLLLGITKASLATESFISAASFQETTRVLTEAAVTGKSDRLRGLKENVVVGRLIPAGTGLAYHSERRRKRAVKVEDTGSLGVSADEVEAALTEALKGNF, encoded by the coding sequence TTGAAAGACTTATTGAATCTACTGAAGTCACCGGGCCAAGTAGAAGAGTTTGATTCCATCCGCGTCGGCTTAGCGTCGCCAGAGATGATCCGCTCTTGGTCTTACGGTGAAGTGAAGAAGCCAGAGACTATCAACTATCGTACGTTCAAGCCTGAACGTGACGGGTTGTTCTGCGCCAAAATCTTCGGACCAGTAAAAGATTACGAGTGCTTGTGTGGTAAGTACAAGCGTCTAAAGCACCGCGGTGTTATTTGTGAGAAGTGTGGCGTTGAAGTTGCGTTGGCGAAAGTTCGCCGTGAGCGCATGGGTCACATTGAGCTTGCAGCACCTGTGGCACACATTTGGTTCCTAAAATCATTGCCGTCGCGCATTGGTTTACTGCTTGATATGACGCTTCGTGATATCGAACGTGTTCTTTACTTCGAATCTTTCGTGGTAACGAACCCGGGCATGACCACGTTAGAAGTGGGTCAGTTGCTAACTGACGAGCAGTACTTCGAAGCGATGGAAGAGTTCGGCGACGAATTCGAAGCTAAGATGGGTGCTGAAGCGATTCAGTCACTCATGTTAGACATGGATATCAAGAACGAAATCGAGCGTCTGCGCGAAGAAATTCCTGCAACCAACTCGGAAACCAAGATCAAGAAGCTTTCTAAGCGCGTTAAGTTGCTAGAGGCCCTTGACCAGTCGGGCAACCGTCCAGAGTGGATGATCCTGGAAGCACTTCCAGTTCTACCGCCGGATCTTCGCCCATTGGTTCCGCTTGATGGTGGTCGTTTCGCGACGTCTGACCTCAACGACTTATACCGTCGTGTAATCAACCGTAACAACCGTTTGAAGCGTTTGTTGGAGTTGGGTGCGCCAGATATTATTGTTCGCAACGAAAAGCGTATGCTTCAGGAATCTGTTGATGCGTTGCTAGATAATGGCCGTCGTGGACGTGCTATTACTGGTTCGAACAAGCGTCCTTTGAAGTCACTTGCTGACATGATCAAAGGTAAGCAGGGTCGTTTCCGTCAGAACTTGCTAGGTAAGCGTGTTGATTACTCAGGCCGTTCTGTAATTGTTGTTGGTCCTACACTGCGTTTGCATCAGTGTGGCCTACCGAAGAAGATGGCTCTTGAGCTTTTCAAGCCGTTCATCTACAGCAAGCTTCAAGCTCGCGGTTTAGCAACAACGATTAAATCAGCTAAGAAGATGGTTGAGCGCGAAGATGCAGTAGTATGGGATATTCTTGACGAAGTAATTCGCGAGCACCCGGTCCTGCTTAACCGTGCACCAACTCTTCACCGTCTAGGTATCCAGGCCTTCGAGCCGGTACTGATTGAAGGTAAAGCTATTCAGCTACACCCACTCGTTTGTGCAGCGTACAACGCTGACTTTGACGGTGACCAAATGGCTGTTCACGTACCGTTGACAATTGAAGCACAGCTAGAAGCTCGTGCATTGATGATGTCTACGAACAACGTATTGTCGCCAGCCAACGGCGAGCCAATCATCGTACCTTCGCAGGACGTTGTATTAGGTTTGTATTGGTTGACCCGTGACCGTGTAAACGCGATGGGTGAAGGCATGGTGTTTGAGAGTATGGCGGAAGTTTCACGCGCCTATCACTCACATCAGGTTGATCTGCAGGCGCGCGTTAAAGTACGTTTCACTGATAAAGAGACCGGCGAAAGAGAGATCGTTGACACCACGGTTGGTCGTGCGCTGTTGTTCGAAATACTACCTAAGGGTCTTTCGTTTGATCTAGTTAACAAGCCAATGGTTAAGAAAGCTATCTCGACAGTGATTGACGAGTGCTACCGTACCGTTGGCCTTAAGTCGACAGTGATCCTAGCTGACCGTCTGATGTACGCTGGATTTGAATACTCGACTAAGTCGGGCTCTTCAATTGGCGTGAACGATTTCGCAATTCCAGATGCTAAAGCGGAGCTCATTGCTCAGGCAGAAGCTGAAGTTGCGGAAATTCAAAATCAGTACGAATCTGGCTTGGTAACTCACGGCGAAAAGTACAACAAAGTTATCGATATTTGGTCTCGTACTAACGACCTCGTTGCGAAAGCAATGATGGACGGCATCGAGAATGAATTTGTGATCAACCGTGACGGTGAAGAAGAGAAGCAGCCTAGCTTCAACTCGGTCTTCATGTATGCTGACTCAGGCGCTCGAGGCTCCCCAGCCCAGATTCGTCAGTTGGCGGGTATGCGTGGATTGATGGCGCGTCCAGATGGTTCGATTATTGAGTCACCTATTACCGCTAACTTCCGTGAAGGTTTGAGCGTACTTCAGTACTTCATCTCTACTCACGGTGCTCGTAAGGGTTTGGCTGACACCGCACTTAAGACCGCAAACTCGGGTTATCTAACTCGTCGTTTGGTTGATGTGGCGCAGGATGTTGTAGTAACTGAAGCGGACTGTGGCACCACAGAAGGCCTGGTTATGGCGCCGATCATCGAAGGTGGTGACATCATCGAGTCATTGGGTAACCGTATCCTTGGTCGTGTTGTAGCCCGCGATGTAGAAGTTGACGGCGAAGTAATTCTTGCCGCTGGCACCTTGATTGATGAGGCAGAAGTTAACCTTATCGACAGCTCTAACGTTGATGAAATCATTGTTCGTAGCTCAATTACTTGTGAAGCAGAGCACGGAATCTGTGCGGCGTGTTACGGTCGTGACTTGGCTCGTGGCCATATCACTAACCCAGGCGACTCGGTAGGTGTTGTAGCAGCGCAGTCAATTGGTGAGCCGGGTACCCAGCTTACTATGCGTACGTTCCACATTGGTGGTGCGGCATCGCGTGCATCTGCTGATGATAGTATTCGCGTTAAGCAGGAAGGTTCAATTCGCCTACATAACGTTAAGTATGTAACCCGCGCTGACGGTAACCTTGTTGTGACTGCGCGTTCAGGTGAAATTGCTGTTGCCGATGAAAATGGTCGTGAGCGTGAGCGTTATAAGCTCCCTTACGGTGCTGTGTTGTCGGTAAATGAAGGTGATTCAGTTGACGGCGGTGCTCAGGTGGCGAAGTGGGATCCACACACGCACCCAATCGTCTCTGAAGTGGCGGGTAAAGTTCAGTTCAGCGGCATGGAAGAAGGCTTATCGATTCGCAGTCAGACTGATGAGATCACTGGTCTCTCAACGCGTGCTGTCATCGATGTGAACGAGCGCTCTTCAGCGGGTAAGGATCTTAAGCCTACCGTTACGCTAGTTGATGCTAAAGGTAAGGAAATTAACCTGCCTAATAGTAACGCTCCGGCGCACTATGCGTTGCCATCGAATGCTATCTTCTCGTTGAGCGATGGTGATGAGATTGGTATTGGTGATGTTGTTGCACGTATTCCTCAGGAATCGAGCGGTAACAAGGATATTACCGGTGGTCTACCTCGCGTAGCTGACTTGTTTGAAGCGCGTAAGCCGAAAGAACCGTCAATCTTGGCGGAGATATCAGGTACCGTTTCATTCGGTAAAGAAACAAAAGGCAAGCGTCGTCTTGTGATTACCCCGAACAACGGCGAGCTACTTGCCGATGGTTCTACACATTGGGAGCAGTTGATTCCTAAGCACCGTGTAATGGGCGTATTCGAAGGTGAGACGGTTGCTAAAGGTGAAGAAATTGCCGATGGCCCACCAAACCCACATGACATTCTTCGTCTGAGGGGTGTGGCGGCGCTTACCGACTATATCACTAACGAGATTCAAGAAGTTTACCGTCTACAGGGCGTTGGCATTAACGATAAGCACATTGAAGTTATCGTTCGTCAGATGCTCCGTAAAGTCGAAATCCTCGACGGTGGTGACTCTGAATACATCAAGGGTGAGCAGATCGAGTTTCAAGCGATCGTTGCCGCTAACAAGAAATTGGAAGCAGAAGGCAAAATGCCAGCCCACTTCGAGCGTCTGTTGCTCGGGATTACCAAGGCATCGTTGGCCACTGAGAGCTTTATCTCGGCGGCATCGTTCCAGGAGACAACTCGCGTCCTAACGGAAGCAGCTGTAACCGGTAAGTCCGATCGCCTTCGCGGTCTGAAGGAAAACGTTGTTGTTGGTCGTCTGATCCCTGCCGGTACTGGCCTCGCTTACCACAGTGAGCGTCGCCGTAAGCGTGCCGTTAAGGTTGAAGACACTGGTTCACTAGGCGTTTCGGCGGATGAAGTCGAAGCGGCATTGACCGAGGCCTTGAAAGGCAACTTCTAA